One window of the Arthrobacter sp. zg-Y919 genome contains the following:
- a CDS encoding alpha-1,4-glucan--maltose-1-phosphate maltosyltransferase encodes MTISSALTPEDLPSKDLRFGRIPITNVSPVVEYGRFPAKAVPGEDVVIGATVFREGHDLVGASAVLYDPEGNVVTRSRMHPVGMGLDRWEGMLRPEATGNWSFAVEGWADVYATWHHNAEVKIAAGVDVELMLTEGIELFAAAAAARTGADADVFRAAAAALADAGLSVDERLAAAGTEAITAVLDRDPIRDLVTSSDRFPLLVERELAGRGAWYEFFPRSEGAEFNPATREWTSGTFRTAARSLQRVADMKFDVIYLPPVHPIGTTHRKGPNNTLVAGPQDPGSPWAIGAPEGGHDAIHPDLGTFEDFDAFVDTARELGLEVAIDLALQASPDHPWVTSHPEWFTTRVDGSIAYAENPPKKYQDIYPLNFDNDYAGLSQEILRIVRLWISHGVRIFRVDNPHTKPLRFWEWLIGTVNEEHPDVIFLAEAFTRPPMMHALAKAGFQQSYSYFTWRNTREEIEEYFTEVSGESSAFFRPNFFVNTPDILTEFLQYGGPGAFKIRSVLAATGSPLWGVYAGFELFEHVARPGAEEYIDNEKFEYKQRDFAAAEAEGRSLAPYITRLNEIRRMHPALGDLENLTVHSSTDGSTVVYSKHKQTRPGDPSSKDTLIIVVNVDPHSARESTVTLDLDALHLAPQDLNEDGTFWVDDLISGQSWRWGTHNYVRLDAHFEPAHILSVRRNS; translated from the coding sequence GTGACCATATCCAGCGCGTTGACACCAGAAGACCTGCCCTCGAAGGATCTCCGGTTTGGCCGGATCCCGATCACCAATGTGTCCCCCGTCGTGGAGTACGGGCGATTCCCTGCAAAAGCCGTCCCCGGCGAAGACGTCGTAATCGGGGCCACGGTATTCCGTGAGGGGCATGACCTGGTCGGCGCCAGTGCCGTCCTCTACGACCCCGAAGGCAACGTTGTCACCCGCAGCCGGATGCATCCGGTGGGTATGGGGCTGGACCGCTGGGAGGGCATGCTGCGTCCCGAGGCCACGGGGAACTGGAGCTTCGCCGTGGAGGGATGGGCGGACGTTTATGCCACCTGGCACCACAACGCCGAAGTGAAGATTGCCGCCGGCGTCGACGTCGAGCTGATGCTCACCGAAGGCATCGAACTGTTCGCCGCTGCTGCTGCCGCGCGCACCGGTGCTGACGCCGACGTGTTCCGCGCCGCTGCGGCAGCCCTCGCAGACGCCGGGCTGTCCGTGGATGAGCGACTGGCCGCTGCCGGAACCGAGGCCATCACCGCGGTCCTGGACCGCGATCCCATCCGCGACCTGGTGACCAGCTCGGACCGCTTCCCCCTCCTCGTGGAGCGGGAGCTCGCAGGCCGCGGCGCCTGGTACGAATTCTTCCCCCGCTCCGAGGGCGCGGAATTCAATCCCGCCACGCGGGAATGGACCTCCGGAACGTTCCGCACTGCCGCCCGCAGCCTGCAGCGCGTTGCCGACATGAAATTCGACGTCATCTACCTTCCGCCGGTGCATCCGATCGGGACCACGCACCGTAAGGGCCCGAACAACACCCTGGTCGCCGGGCCGCAGGATCCCGGCTCGCCGTGGGCCATCGGCGCCCCCGAAGGCGGCCACGACGCGATCCACCCGGATCTGGGCACCTTCGAGGACTTTGACGCGTTCGTGGACACCGCCCGGGAGCTGGGGCTGGAGGTCGCCATCGACCTTGCCCTGCAGGCCTCCCCGGACCACCCGTGGGTAACGAGCCATCCGGAATGGTTCACCACCCGTGTGGACGGTTCGATTGCCTACGCGGAGAACCCCCCGAAGAAGTACCAGGACATCTATCCCCTGAACTTCGACAACGACTACGCGGGCCTGTCACAGGAGATCCTGCGGATTGTGCGGCTGTGGATCAGCCACGGCGTCCGGATCTTCCGGGTCGACAACCCGCACACCAAGCCGCTGCGGTTCTGGGAATGGCTGATCGGCACGGTCAACGAAGAGCACCCGGACGTGATCTTCCTCGCTGAGGCGTTCACCCGGCCGCCCATGATGCACGCGTTGGCCAAGGCGGGATTCCAGCAGTCCTACAGCTACTTCACCTGGCGGAACACCCGGGAGGAGATCGAGGAATACTTCACAGAGGTATCGGGGGAGTCTTCGGCCTTCTTCCGTCCGAACTTCTTTGTGAACACCCCGGACATCCTTACGGAGTTCCTGCAGTACGGCGGCCCCGGTGCCTTCAAGATCCGTTCCGTGCTGGCAGCGACCGGCAGCCCGCTGTGGGGCGTCTACGCCGGCTTCGAACTGTTCGAGCACGTCGCCCGCCCGGGCGCCGAAGAGTACATCGACAACGAGAAGTTCGAGTACAAGCAGCGGGACTTCGCCGCTGCGGAAGCCGAAGGCCGCAGCCTCGCTCCCTACATCACGCGGCTGAATGAAATCCGCCGCATGCACCCCGCCTTGGGGGACCTGGAAAACCTCACGGTGCACTCCAGCACCGATGGGTCAACCGTGGTCTACTCCAAGCACAAACAGACCCGCCCCGGCGATCCGTCCAGCAAGGACACACTCATTATTGTGGTTAACGTGGACCCCCACAGCGCCCGCGAATCCACTGTCACTCTCGACCTCGATGCGCTTCACCTCGCCCCGCAGGATTTGAACGAAGACGGCACCTTCTGGGTGGATGACCTGATCAGCGGCCAAAGCTGGCGCTGGGGAACCCACAACTACGTCCGCCTGGACGCCCACTTTGAACCCGCGCACATCCTGTCAGTTCGGAGGAACTCCTAG
- the treS gene encoding maltose alpha-D-glucosyltransferase — protein MPNPFQLHAPGLTNDPHWYRKAVFYEVLVRGFADANGDGSGDFSGLIEKLDYLQWLGIDCLWLPPFFKSPLRDGGYDISDYYDVLDEFGTISDFKRLVAEAHARGLRVIIDLPLNHTSDKHPWFEESRSDPDGPYGDFYVWSDTDQKYEDARIIFVDTEESNWSFDPVRRQFFWHRFFSHQPDLNFENPKVVEAIFDVVRFWLDQGIDGFRADAIPYLFEEDGTNCENLPATHRFLKDLRTMVDENYPGRVIVAEANQMPHEVVEYFGDETGDECHMCFHFPIMPRLFYALRDQKAAPIIQTMEETPEIPPGAQWGTFLRNHDELTLEMVTNEERQAMLGWYAPDSRMRANVGIRRRLAPLLDNSRSEIELIHAMLLALPGSPFLYYGDELGMGDNIWLEDRDSSRTPMQWNPDRNAGFSTADPGKLYLPVVQSLVYHYNHVNVEAQLASSSSLLHWIRQMIMVRRAHPAFGLGSYRNVPTDAEAALAFVRELPDNNPEGEVGETVLCIFNLSQHPISASMKLPEFANRGLRDAFGGTLFPTIGEDGSLTLTLGSHDFYWLRLRSAKSDTSSPQTEAIPMIPISEAVRK, from the coding sequence GTGCCCAACCCGTTTCAACTGCACGCACCCGGCTTGACCAATGATCCGCATTGGTACCGCAAAGCCGTTTTCTATGAGGTACTCGTCCGCGGCTTCGCAGACGCCAACGGAGACGGATCGGGTGACTTCAGCGGCCTGATCGAGAAGCTGGACTACCTGCAGTGGCTGGGCATTGACTGCCTGTGGCTGCCGCCGTTCTTCAAGTCGCCCCTGCGCGACGGCGGCTATGACATCTCGGACTACTACGACGTCCTGGACGAATTCGGCACCATCAGCGACTTCAAGCGCTTGGTCGCCGAAGCACACGCCCGCGGACTGCGCGTCATTATCGACCTTCCCCTGAACCACACCTCGGACAAGCACCCGTGGTTCGAGGAATCCCGCAGCGACCCGGACGGCCCCTACGGCGACTTCTACGTCTGGTCGGACACCGACCAGAAGTACGAAGACGCACGGATCATCTTCGTGGACACTGAAGAATCCAACTGGTCCTTCGACCCCGTCCGCCGGCAGTTCTTCTGGCACCGGTTCTTCAGCCACCAGCCGGACCTCAACTTTGAGAACCCCAAGGTCGTCGAGGCGATCTTCGACGTCGTCCGCTTCTGGCTGGACCAGGGCATTGACGGCTTCCGGGCCGACGCCATTCCGTACCTCTTTGAAGAGGACGGCACCAACTGCGAGAACCTGCCCGCCACGCACCGGTTCCTCAAGGACCTGCGCACCATGGTCGACGAGAACTACCCGGGCCGCGTCATCGTCGCCGAGGCGAACCAGATGCCGCACGAAGTGGTCGAGTACTTCGGTGACGAGACCGGCGACGAATGCCACATGTGCTTCCACTTCCCGATCATGCCCCGGCTGTTCTACGCACTGCGGGACCAGAAGGCCGCACCGATCATCCAGACCATGGAAGAGACTCCGGAAATTCCGCCGGGCGCGCAGTGGGGAACCTTCCTGCGCAACCATGACGAGCTGACGCTGGAAATGGTCACCAACGAGGAACGCCAGGCCATGCTCGGCTGGTACGCCCCGGATTCGCGCATGCGCGCCAACGTCGGTATCCGCCGCCGGCTGGCTCCGCTGCTGGATAACTCCCGGTCCGAAATCGAACTGATCCACGCCATGCTGCTGGCCCTGCCGGGCAGCCCGTTCCTCTATTACGGGGACGAGCTGGGCATGGGTGACAACATCTGGCTGGAGGACCGGGATTCCTCCCGTACGCCCATGCAGTGGAACCCGGACCGCAACGCCGGGTTCTCCACCGCTGATCCGGGCAAGCTGTACCTGCCCGTGGTGCAGTCGCTGGTTTACCACTACAACCACGTCAACGTGGAAGCGCAGCTGGCCAGCTCCAGCTCGCTGCTGCACTGGATCCGGCAGATGATCATGGTCCGCCGTGCCCACCCGGCCTTCGGCCTGGGTTCCTACCGCAATGTGCCCACCGACGCCGAGGCCGCACTGGCCTTCGTGCGGGAACTGCCGGACAACAACCCGGAGGGTGAGGTGGGTGAGACGGTGCTGTGTATCTTCAACCTCTCGCAGCACCCGATCTCCGCGTCCATGAAACTGCCGGAGTTCGCTAACCGCGGGCTGCGGGACGCCTTCGGCGGCACGCTCTTCCCCACCATCGGAGAAGACGGCTCCCTGACGCTGACCCTGGGCAGCCACGACTTCTACTGGCTGCGCCTGCGGTCCGCGAAGTCGGATACCTCATCACCGCAGACCGAGGCCATCCCGATGATCCCGATCTCGGAAGCCGTGCGGAAATGA
- the glgB gene encoding 1,4-alpha-glucan branching protein GlgB — protein sequence MSQLTPSLPDILTAWLPGQRWFPAKGREVVLERVGGIRLEDPAGEVGLEVHLIAVVSGERRDVISVPVSYRTEPAPELEAALLGRAQDGDLGERWLYDATADPVFVTAWLELMRSQASSLDGHTHGFALDGFADWKPFLAPLPTKVLKGEQSNTSVIVQAPEAPLIVKFYRVVAAGESPDVEVSARLTEVGSVDVPATYGWVTGSWTDPASGGQLLTGHLSVLREFFPGSEDAWRTASAAALEGRDFTAEAEELGAATGRIHQQLAAAFGSRAPSPAERTEFLDSLTSRIRWAWSEARDTVGGSDDAVEYLLEQVNNLQTLPNLQRIHADYHLGQVLRVPDRGWIVLDFEGEPLRPAAERSVPDAPLRDVVGMLRSIDYAAGVALIDGADAAEDSEDDSEEARGQRNEAAYKWAASAADAFLRGYEKETGTAINRSDPLFLALWLDKALYEVVYEIRNRPRWISVPAAAARHILAKAEQARRADDSQEESTVNKHRKSPAVSAAAEPKVPVERVSTDPVPVPQDVLQAVSEGTYYQPHSVLGAHLDDAGTVTIRTLRPLAREVVAVTPAGRVPLRHEYNGIWVGTLPAQTPGAVPDYRVEVTYDGGEPQLFDDPYRFLPSLGEIDLYLIGEGRHENLWTVLGANLHHYDSVLGNISGVSFAVWAPNAQAVRVMGDFNAWNGTINAMRSLGGSGVWELFIPGVEPGARYKFEILGSDGVWREKADPMAKGTEVPPLTGSRVVESTYEFGDSEWMEARAARDPHNAPMSVYEVHLGSWRLGLNYREMADQLAEYVQWQGFTHVELMPVAEHPFGGSWGYQVTSYFAPTARFGHPDEFRYLVDRLHQAGIGVILDWVPAHFPKDPWALAEFDGQTLYEHGDPLRGEQLDWGTLVFDFGRREVRNFLVANAVYWLEEFHVDGLRVDAVASMLYLDYSRPEGQWRPNIYGGRENLEAISFLQEVNATAYKRVPGIVMIAEESTAFPGVTRPTSSGGLGFGLKWNMGWMHDTLQYMSEDPINRVYHHAQLTFSLVYAYTENFLLPISHDEVVHGKGSLLRKMPGDRWQQLANLRAYLAFQWAHPGKQLIFMGTEFGQEAEWSEQYGLDWYLTDTPQHKGVQLMVKQLNEIYRSTPALSARDNEPAGFQWINENDGARNILSFIRWDHQGNPVVCVANFAGAPHQDFRLGMPWAGEWVEALNTDAAEFGGSGVGNLGGVQAVEGACNGQPASATLTVPPLGVLYLVPKP from the coding sequence ATGAGCCAGCTGACTCCGTCGCTGCCGGACATCCTCACCGCCTGGCTTCCCGGCCAGCGCTGGTTCCCGGCGAAGGGCCGTGAAGTCGTGCTGGAAAGGGTCGGCGGGATCCGGCTCGAGGACCCGGCCGGCGAGGTTGGGCTGGAGGTCCACCTCATTGCCGTCGTCTCGGGGGAGCGCCGGGACGTCATCAGCGTTCCGGTCAGTTACCGCACCGAACCGGCACCCGAACTGGAGGCCGCTTTGCTGGGCCGCGCGCAGGACGGCGACCTGGGGGAGAGGTGGCTCTATGACGCCACCGCCGACCCGGTGTTCGTCACTGCCTGGCTGGAACTGATGCGGTCACAGGCTTCGTCCCTGGACGGGCATACGCACGGCTTCGCGCTGGACGGCTTCGCCGACTGGAAGCCGTTCCTCGCGCCGCTGCCCACCAAGGTACTCAAGGGTGAGCAGTCCAACACTTCAGTGATTGTGCAGGCACCGGAAGCACCGCTGATCGTGAAGTTCTACCGGGTGGTTGCCGCCGGCGAGAGCCCCGACGTCGAGGTCAGCGCACGGCTGACCGAAGTGGGGTCGGTTGACGTTCCCGCCACGTACGGCTGGGTCACCGGCAGCTGGACGGACCCCGCGTCCGGGGGGCAGCTGCTGACCGGACACCTGTCAGTGCTGCGCGAATTCTTCCCCGGCAGTGAAGACGCCTGGCGGACCGCGTCCGCGGCCGCACTGGAAGGCCGGGACTTCACGGCGGAGGCCGAGGAACTCGGTGCCGCCACCGGCCGCATCCACCAGCAGCTGGCGGCCGCGTTCGGCAGCAGGGCTCCCAGCCCGGCGGAACGCACCGAATTCCTGGACTCGCTCACCTCGAGGATCCGGTGGGCGTGGTCCGAAGCGCGGGACACCGTCGGCGGGTCCGACGACGCCGTGGAGTACCTGCTCGAGCAGGTCAACAACCTCCAGACCCTTCCCAACCTGCAGCGCATCCATGCCGACTACCACCTCGGCCAGGTGCTGCGCGTACCGGACCGGGGCTGGATCGTCCTCGACTTCGAGGGTGAGCCGCTGCGCCCCGCCGCGGAACGAAGCGTTCCGGATGCGCCGCTGCGCGACGTCGTCGGCATGCTCCGCTCAATCGACTACGCCGCCGGCGTCGCGCTGATCGACGGCGCCGACGCTGCGGAGGACTCAGAGGACGACTCGGAGGAGGCACGCGGGCAGCGGAACGAAGCGGCCTACAAGTGGGCCGCGTCCGCTGCGGACGCCTTTCTCCGTGGCTACGAAAAGGAAACCGGTACTGCGATTAACCGCAGCGACCCCCTGTTCCTGGCCCTGTGGCTGGACAAGGCGCTGTATGAAGTTGTCTACGAGATTCGAAACCGTCCGCGCTGGATCAGCGTGCCAGCTGCTGCCGCCCGCCACATCCTGGCCAAGGCAGAGCAGGCACGCCGCGCGGACGACAGCCAGGAAGAGAGCACAGTGAATAAGCACCGCAAGTCGCCGGCAGTATCCGCCGCCGCAGAGCCCAAGGTGCCCGTCGAACGCGTCTCCACCGATCCGGTCCCGGTTCCCCAGGATGTGCTGCAGGCCGTGTCGGAAGGCACGTACTACCAGCCCCACTCCGTCCTCGGCGCCCACCTGGATGATGCCGGAACGGTCACCATCCGCACGCTGCGCCCGCTGGCACGCGAAGTTGTGGCAGTAACGCCCGCAGGCCGGGTGCCGCTGCGGCACGAGTACAACGGCATCTGGGTGGGCACCCTGCCGGCCCAGACCCCCGGCGCGGTTCCGGATTACCGGGTGGAGGTAACCTACGACGGCGGGGAGCCCCAGCTGTTCGATGATCCGTACCGGTTCCTGCCCTCACTGGGCGAGATCGATCTGTACCTGATCGGTGAAGGCAGGCACGAAAACCTGTGGACCGTCCTCGGCGCCAATCTGCACCACTACGACTCGGTGCTGGGGAACATCTCCGGCGTCAGCTTTGCCGTGTGGGCCCCCAACGCCCAGGCCGTCCGCGTGATGGGTGACTTCAACGCCTGGAACGGCACCATCAACGCGATGCGTTCCCTCGGCGGGTCAGGCGTCTGGGAACTGTTCATTCCCGGCGTGGAGCCCGGTGCCCGCTACAAGTTCGAAATCCTCGGCAGCGACGGCGTGTGGCGCGAGAAGGCCGACCCCATGGCCAAGGGCACCGAGGTGCCCCCGCTGACCGGCTCACGCGTGGTCGAGTCGACCTACGAATTCGGCGACAGCGAGTGGATGGAAGCCCGGGCCGCCCGGGATCCGCACAACGCTCCGATGAGCGTGTACGAGGTACACCTGGGTTCCTGGCGGCTGGGACTGAACTACCGCGAGATGGCTGACCAGCTGGCCGAGTACGTCCAGTGGCAGGGATTCACCCACGTGGAACTGATGCCCGTGGCCGAGCATCCCTTCGGCGGGTCCTGGGGCTATCAGGTCACCTCCTACTTCGCGCCCACCGCCCGGTTCGGACATCCGGACGAATTCCGTTACCTCGTGGACCGGCTGCACCAGGCCGGCATCGGCGTGATTCTGGACTGGGTTCCGGCCCACTTCCCCAAGGACCCCTGGGCCCTGGCGGAGTTCGACGGCCAGACGCTCTACGAGCACGGCGACCCGCTCCGCGGAGAGCAGCTTGACTGGGGAACGCTGGTCTTCGATTTTGGCCGCCGTGAAGTACGCAACTTCCTCGTCGCCAACGCCGTCTACTGGCTGGAGGAGTTCCACGTTGACGGGCTCCGGGTGGACGCCGTGGCGTCCATGCTTTACCTCGACTACTCGCGGCCCGAAGGCCAGTGGCGCCCCAATATCTACGGGGGCCGCGAAAACCTGGAAGCCATCTCCTTCCTGCAGGAAGTCAACGCGACCGCCTACAAGCGGGTCCCCGGCATCGTGATGATCGCCGAGGAATCCACCGCTTTCCCGGGCGTCACGCGTCCGACCAGCTCGGGTGGGCTGGGGTTCGGGCTCAAATGGAACATGGGCTGGATGCACGACACCCTCCAGTACATGTCCGAAGACCCGATCAACCGCGTCTACCACCACGCCCAGCTGACCTTCTCCCTGGTCTACGCGTACACGGAGAACTTCCTGCTGCCCATCAGCCACGACGAAGTAGTGCACGGCAAGGGCTCCCTGCTGCGCAAGATGCCGGGCGACCGGTGGCAGCAGCTGGCGAACCTGCGTGCCTACCTTGCGTTCCAGTGGGCGCACCCGGGCAAGCAGCTGATCTTCATGGGCACCGAGTTCGGCCAGGAAGCGGAATGGTCCGAGCAGTACGGACTGGACTGGTACCTGACGGACACCCCGCAGCATAAGGGTGTCCAGCTGATGGTGAAGCAGCTCAACGAGATCTACCGCAGCACTCCGGCACTGTCCGCCCGGGACAACGAGCCGGCGGGCTTCCAGTGGATCAATGAGAACGACGGCGCCCGCAACATCCTCTCGTTCATCCGGTGGGACCACCAGGGCAACCCGGTCGTGTGTGTCGCAAACTTCGCGGGAGCGCCGCACCAGGACTTCCGGCTCGGAATGCCGTGGGCCGGTGAATGGGTGGAAGCCCTGAACACCGATGCTGCCGAGTTCGGCGGTTCCGGGGTAGGGAACCTGGGTGGAGTGCAGGCGGTCGAAGGTGCCTGCAACGGCCAGCCGGCGTCTGCAACCCTCACCGTTCCTCCGCTTGGCGTGCTGTACCTGGTCCCCAAGCCGTAA
- a CDS encoding thioester domain-containing protein, translated as MVGVLLAALLVLALPAQAVFSGTPPGTTNPAADVEVTMTGTAEGTSVAGGLPPAGAGFDISAYPAEVPPGYEDSDASFAGIITTTDADGSTESMYCIDIRTSTYSGLGYEGGTWSESEVPNVGYVNRILNNYYPSVPTAPPAPTADEQAAAVQAAIWFFSDGFVLDAGDPIRDYTVPIIEEAIAAGPLPEPPAPAVAIDPPLAAGPVDGVTGPFTVTTGDGELLTVEVATGFTLYTDPAGTVPLIGPVPSGTQVWVRSTAQTTAPAVVTARAVVPVQTGNVYLYVGNNPDVSDAQRLILAVSTEIESVAEATAEFFVPGDLVVNKTFAGEAVGSQGAIALTVDCGAAGLFSFEIPAGTAAPVSETIVDLPVGTVCSLTEPVTGSTTEVTVTPTVSDPVTITEGENVLAVTNTVEFNPGSLVVAKTISGSGAGLQDDIVLHVQCGDGLVDEIFVIPEGTTADTFTQLYQGIPAGVLCRVSEPASGANEDVTVESTGTAEVTILPGQSQTVEVVNVYAPVPVTERLPRTGADGPTYGVAIAGGGALLAGSLLVLGSTRRRHNSFTRESSQG; from the coding sequence TTGGTCGGTGTACTGCTGGCCGCGTTGTTGGTGCTGGCGTTGCCTGCGCAGGCCGTTTTTTCGGGGACGCCGCCGGGCACCACTAATCCGGCTGCCGACGTTGAAGTCACCATGACGGGCACGGCGGAAGGAACCTCGGTCGCCGGGGGGCTCCCGCCCGCAGGGGCAGGTTTTGATATTTCCGCGTACCCTGCCGAAGTCCCGCCGGGATATGAGGACAGCGACGCTTCCTTCGCTGGAATCATCACCACCACCGATGCCGATGGGAGTACCGAGTCCATGTATTGCATCGACATCCGGACCTCTACCTATTCGGGGCTCGGATACGAGGGGGGTACGTGGAGCGAATCGGAGGTCCCGAATGTCGGCTATGTGAACCGCATTCTTAATAACTATTACCCCTCCGTGCCTACCGCACCTCCTGCGCCGACGGCGGACGAGCAGGCCGCCGCAGTCCAGGCAGCCATCTGGTTCTTCAGCGACGGTTTTGTACTGGATGCGGGGGATCCCATCCGCGATTACACCGTCCCCATCATCGAGGAAGCCATCGCGGCCGGCCCATTACCGGAGCCCCCCGCCCCCGCCGTGGCCATCGACCCGCCCCTTGCTGCAGGACCCGTTGACGGTGTCACCGGACCCTTCACAGTGACGACCGGAGACGGCGAGCTGCTGACCGTCGAGGTCGCCACAGGGTTTACTCTCTACACCGATCCAGCTGGAACGGTCCCCTTGATTGGACCGGTACCGTCAGGAACCCAGGTCTGGGTGCGTAGCACCGCGCAGACTACCGCCCCCGCGGTAGTTACAGCCCGGGCGGTGGTGCCTGTGCAAACGGGGAACGTCTACCTTTACGTAGGCAACAATCCCGACGTGAGCGACGCACAACGGCTCATCTTGGCGGTCAGCACCGAAATCGAGTCCGTTGCCGAGGCGACTGCGGAGTTCTTTGTACCGGGTGATCTCGTGGTGAACAAAACGTTTGCGGGGGAAGCGGTAGGCAGCCAAGGCGCGATTGCGCTGACTGTCGATTGTGGTGCGGCGGGGCTGTTTAGCTTTGAGATCCCCGCAGGAACCGCTGCACCGGTCAGCGAAACGATCGTGGATCTTCCGGTGGGTACGGTGTGCTCCCTCACCGAACCGGTTACGGGATCCACTACCGAGGTGACGGTGACGCCGACAGTGTCGGATCCGGTGACGATCACCGAGGGGGAGAATGTCCTCGCCGTGACGAATACGGTGGAGTTCAACCCGGGCAGCCTTGTGGTCGCCAAGACCATCAGCGGCTCCGGCGCCGGCCTGCAGGATGACATTGTGCTCCACGTGCAGTGCGGGGACGGGCTCGTAGATGAGATTTTCGTTATCCCTGAGGGGACCACCGCGGACACCTTCACGCAGCTGTACCAGGGAATCCCGGCGGGTGTGCTGTGCCGGGTTTCAGAGCCGGCATCCGGGGCTAACGAAGATGTCACTGTGGAATCGACCGGCACAGCTGAAGTAACCATCCTGCCGGGACAGTCCCAAACCGTCGAGGTGGTCAATGTGTATGCGCCTGTGCCGGTTACCGAGCGGCTCCCGCGCACCGGGGCCGACGGCCCCACGTACGGCGTCGCTATTGCCGGCGGTGGGGCACTGCTCGCCGGATCATTGTTGGTCCTGGGATCAACGCGCCGGCGCCACAACAGCTTCACTCGCGAGTCATCCCAGGGATAG
- a CDS encoding thioester domain-containing protein, which yields MGVPVTGRFAGIILTEDADGGIGQMYCIDTAVETMVGIGYVQGAWDESNVANIGYVNYILNNYYPANPAAPAGLSADQQAAAVQGAIWYFTDGYLVNTTETVIRPVVEAIVADAQANGPLVEPPPPNVTVTPPVAAGPAGGVAGPFTVASEGAAEVTVSVPTGYTMYSDAAGTVPIPTGSTVPSGTQIWVAGPPASTDPGVISARASVTVQTGNVYLYDQGDPLLDNAQPLILAATTVLEATAEATAEFFVPGDLVVNKTFAGEAVGSQGAIALTVDCGAAGLFSFEIPAGTAAAVSETIVDLPVGTVCSVTEPDTGSTTEVTVTPTVTEPVTITEGENVLAVTNTVEFNPGSLVVAKTVSGSGAGLQDDIVLHVQCGDGLVDEIFVIPEGTTADTFTQLYQGIPAGVLCRVSEPASGANEDVTVESTGTVEVTILPGQSQTVEVVNVYAPVPVTERLPRTGADGATVLGAVAGAAVLAGSVLVLGTSRRRRS from the coding sequence GTGGGAGTGCCTGTGACCGGCCGGTTCGCGGGCATCATTCTGACGGAGGACGCCGATGGCGGGATTGGGCAGATGTACTGCATCGACACAGCGGTGGAGACCATGGTCGGCATCGGCTACGTTCAGGGGGCCTGGGACGAATCCAACGTAGCCAACATCGGCTACGTAAATTACATCCTGAACAACTACTATCCTGCGAATCCCGCAGCCCCTGCGGGCTTAAGCGCCGATCAGCAGGCTGCGGCGGTGCAGGGTGCGATCTGGTACTTCACCGACGGATACCTGGTCAATACCACGGAGACGGTCATCAGACCCGTGGTTGAGGCGATCGTCGCCGACGCACAGGCCAACGGGCCCCTCGTGGAACCGCCCCCACCGAATGTCACCGTCACCCCACCGGTTGCTGCGGGTCCGGCGGGAGGCGTGGCGGGCCCGTTCACGGTCGCGTCGGAAGGAGCCGCGGAGGTTACGGTTTCCGTGCCAACCGGATACACCATGTACTCCGACGCTGCGGGGACCGTCCCCATCCCGACCGGAAGCACAGTCCCTTCGGGGACCCAGATCTGGGTGGCCGGCCCGCCGGCATCAACCGACCCGGGAGTCATTAGCGCACGCGCTTCCGTCACGGTCCAGACCGGCAACGTCTACCTCTACGACCAGGGCGATCCACTATTGGACAACGCGCAGCCCCTCATCCTCGCCGCGACCACGGTGTTGGAAGCCACGGCCGAGGCAACGGCGGAGTTCTTCGTGCCGGGTGATCTCGTGGTGAACAAAACCTTTGCGGGAGAAGCGGTAGGCAGCCAAGGCGCGATTGCGCTGACTGTCGACTGTGGTGCAGCGGGCCTGTTTAGCTTTGAAATCCCCGCAGGAACAGCAGCGGCGGTCAGCGAAACGATCGTTGATCTTCCGGTGGGAACGGTGTGCTCTGTCACCGAACCGGACACGGGATCCACTACCGAGGTGACGGTGACGCCGACCGTCACGGAGCCGGTGACGATCACCGAGGGCGAGAATGTCCTCGCCGTGACCAACACGGTGGAGTTCAACCCCGGCAGCCTTGTGGTCGCCAAGACCGTCAGCGGCTCCGGCGCCGGCCTGCAGGATGACATTGTGCTCCACGTGCAGTGCGGGGACGGGCTCGTAGACGAGATTTTCGTTATCCCTGAGGGGACCACCGCGGACACCTTCACGCAGCTGTACCAGGGAATCCCGGCGGGTGTGCTGTGCCGGGTTTCGGAGCCGGCATCCGGGGCTAACGAAGATGTCACTGTGGAATCGACCGGCACAGTTGAAGTAACCATCCTGCCGGGACAGTCCCAAACCGTCGAGGTGGTCAATGTGTATGCGCCTGTGCCGGTTACCGAGCGGCTCCCGCGCACCGGGGCCGACGGCGCTACGGTGCTGGGCGCTGTGGCCGGCGCTGCAGTACTCGCCGGATCGGTCCTGGTTCTGGGGACCTCACGACGGCGGCGCAGCTAG